TCAGAGGTACTCCTCGAAGCCGCCCGGGATGGCGTCGAAATCCGGGGCGATCCAGAGCAATTGTCCCTTGCCGGAGCCGGGCTCGCGCGGCCGCTTGGGCGACTGCACCGGCACCAGCCTGACCAGCGGGCGGTTGTCCCTGGCGATGATGATCTCCTCGCCGGCCATGGCGCGACGGGTGAGATCCGAGAGTTGGGCCTTGGCCTCGGTGATGTTGTATTGACTCATGCGGGGATCCCGGTCGGTGACTTGTTGGTCAGTTTAGATGATTTGACAGAAACACTCTGACGCGACTTCAATCATGAATGACGTGATCCCGAGTCATCCCTTACGGATGTCCCCGATGAGCGATGCCACCCAGCGCGAGCATGACCGCATCAAGGCCGTCGCCCGGCTGCTGCATGAGGGCTGCCGACCCTTACGGGTTCTGAGCGCCCTGGCTTGGCCGCCCGAGGTCAAGGCCGACTTTCTGGCGAGCGGCGGGCAGACATTGCCCGAGGTCAGCTATGCGCCTTTCGACCCGGCTCCGACCATCAAGGCGGTGCGCGAGGCGCGGCGCCTGATCTTCACGGTCTTCGCCAACCGCCTGGATATCGCGCCGCTTGTCGCAGTCGTGACCAAGCTGCTCGACAGCGCGCCGGTGGTGCGGATGTCTTCGGCTGCCTGATTGCGATGATGGCGCCTTGAGCTGAGGATGTCCGCAGCGCCGATGAAAGCGGTCCATATCGCCTTGTGGGGACTCTTGCTGGTCCTGGCTGCGATCGGCATTACGATTGCCTCACTACCGGTTTACCTGGAAGCTCACAAGGGTCTGCTCGCCGAGGCTGCGAGCCGCGCCCTGGGTCGGTCGGTACGGATCGAGGGTGCAGTCGGAGTCGCTTGGTTGCCACGTCCCTCGCTCGTCCTGGTGGATCTCGAGATCGCCGGGGTGGAAGGTTCTGCGGCACCTCGGCCCTGGTATGCCGGGCGCTTGGAGGGCGATCTCGATCTTGCGGCCCTGTTCGACCGGCAGCTTCGGATCGGACGCATCCAGGTTCAGGACGCCGTCATCCATCTCGATCCTGATCAGCTTGCGGACTGGGTTCCGAGCGATCGGCCAAGCAGCCGGGGCGGCTTCCGGGTCACCGTCGATTCGGTTCGCCTGGTGGAATCGACGCTCGTTCTCCACGCGGCGTCGGATCCTCCCCGGGGCTTTCGGATCGACCGCATTGATCTGTCGGGTCTCGACGGTCCGAACACAGGTTGGAGTCTGGATGTCGAGGGCGAGATCGGCCTGTCGGGTATCCCCGTGGCAATCTCCGTCTCTGCCGGGCCAGCGGGCGAGTCAGGGTCAGCCCACTGGCCCTTCGCTGTCCGAATGCAGGTTGCCGATGCCAGTCTGGAAGCCTCGGGAAGCACGGGCGCACCCTTCGACGTCGCGCAGATCGAGGCCCGGGTCGACCTCGCCGTGCCGGATCTGCAAGCCCTGCAGCCACTGTTCCCTGCGTATGCCCCTCCGGCGGGCGGGTTGCGCATGTCGGGTCGTCTGCTTCGCGGCGATGACGGACTCGCGCTCGATCGGATCGAGGGATCCGTCGACGCACCCGAGCCATTGGGTCGAATCCCCCACGGCGACGCACGACTTGCCGGCGATCTCTCCCTGACGCTGGGCGGGCCGAGGCCGAGCATCCAAGGCAGTCTAAACATCGAGAAGCTGGATCTGCGTGCCCCGGGCAGCTTCAATGGGTCCACCGCGACAAGCGACGAGGCTCCCACCTGGCTGGATCGCCCCTTCCCGGTCGAGCGTCTGCGCAATCTGGACCTGGATCTCGCGCTGCGGATCGAGGGGCTGGAGACCAATCCCCTGACGATCGAGCGGCTCGCCACCCGGGTTACCCTCGACGACGGACGCTTGCGCCTGGGGTCGCTCGACGTCGTGCTTCCCGGCGTCGCCCTCGCGGGCGAGGCAGCGCTCGATGCTCGACAGGCTCGACCGGCCTGGACCGCGGACCTGAAGGCCGAGCGAATCCTCCTGCCCGAGGCACTCGCCTTCCTACACTCGGCGAAACCGCCCGGCGGGTATCTCGAGCGGGTCTCCCTGACCGCCAAGGCGCAGGGGACGACCGCGCGGGCGCTGATCGCATCCTTGGCCGGCGAACTCCGCTCCACGCAGGCCCAGCTCCGAGCGCCGGCGGCAAACAAGCCGCAGGCCCCGGCGGCGATCACGCTCACCAAACCCCGCTTGACTCTGGAGTCCGGCACAGCCGTCAGGCTGCAGACGGCCCTTGCGACGGGAGGCGAGCGGTTCGATCTGGATCTCACCGGTGGCCGACTCGTCGATCTGCTGCCGCAGGGCAGGGGTTGGCCGAAGATCGATGTCCTGGCGAAGCGGCGCTCCAAGACGAAAGGCGCGGAGATCCGCGGAAGTATCGGGCCACTCGACGCCTTGCTGGCCGGTCGCGACCTGAACCTGGATCTGTCGCTCGAACAACCCGGGCTCACGATCGGCGTGAAGGGACGGCTCGCCCGGCTCGACGCACTGCGGGGCAGCACGCTGGACGTCGAGGCCGCGATCCAAGACCTCTCCGTTCTGGGTGAGCTCGCCGGCAGTCCGTTCGGTCAAGGGCTCGCCTCCGGGTTTCCGGACGGTCCGCCCCTGACGGCTTCCGCCCGTCTCCAGGGTCTCGACGACGGTTGGGCGCTGCGCGATCTGAAGGCGGCGAGCGGGGACAGCGACCTCGCCGGGAACCTGACGATCCGCCCCGGTCCCGTGCCACGTATCGAGGCGACGCTCAGCGCGCAGCGACTGGATCTGACGCCTTACCTCGGCATGGGCTTGCCGACAGCGAGTAACGCCCGCTCGACGCCCGCACAACGCCTACCGCCCGATCTGTTGCGGATGCTCGACGGGACCCTGCGCCTGACGGTCGGCCACCTCAAGGCGGGTGACCTCGGGTTCGACCTGCTTGAGCTGAACGCAGCCCTGGATGCCGGGCACCTCCAAGCGACGCTCGCCACCGGGGCAGAACGTCTCCGTGCCGAGATGGATCTGCGCTCGGATCGGGCCGGGTGGCGATTCGACATCCGAGCCAAGGGCAATCTGGACCTGGCTCAGTTGCTCGATGCGAAGGACGCCGACGCGCTGTCCCATATCCAGACCGTACTGGACATGCGACTCACCGGCGTCGCAACCGCGTTGAACGATCTGCTACGGAACGCCGCCGGCCATCTGGAGCTGTCGCTGGGGGCAGGGCGATTACACAAAAAAGCGGCTGAGGTGCTGCCGCTCGGCGGGCTGCTCTTCACCCTGTTGGACGTGCTCAACCCACTCGCGCTCGACCTGGACAGCCGCGTGCATTACAACGATCTGGAATGCGCCGTTCTCCAATTCGATCTCGCCGACGGCATTGCCGTGAGCACCCGCGGCTTGGCCGTTCAGACCAAGACGATCAATGCCATTGGCGGCGGGGCGCTCAACCTTCGTACGGAGGGCATCGACCGCCGTTTCAAGACCGCCAAGCGACGCGGGATCGGGCTCAGCCTCCTCGGCATCGCCGACCGATTCGTCTATATCAAGGGCACTCTGAGGAATCCCCGGGCAGGGATCGACCCGGCAGCACTCCTGACCTACGGAGGCGCCGCCTGGGCCACGTCCGGAATCAGTCTCCTCGCCGACCAGTTCGTCCGGCGGCTCACCAGCGGGACGAATCCCTGCGATGCCGTCAGGAAAGGTTGAATCACTCAGTCGGCTCGGCGCTGACTTCAAGGGGTAGACCATGGGCGAGCCGCAGAAGGGTCGTGATCCGGACCCGGGGGGCACGGTTGCCGCGCGGGTGCTTGCATGGCTGTTCAATCTGCTGCTGGGTCGCTGGATGTACCTGGTCGGCGCGCCGATGTTGGCGTTCGGCGGTGCCTTTCTCGCGGCGGGCTGGCAAATCGGTCCGGATTACGCGCTGTTCCAACGGGAGGTCGCGTCGCTGACCGGGCGCGTGGAGGCTCGATCAGTCGAGCCCTTTTGGTGGCTCGATCTGGATGCCGACCGCGCACCGGACGGCGATCACTGGTCGGATCATGCCCTGATGAGGCTCTGTATCACCGCGGACTATTCGGTCGCGGGGCAGGGTTATCGGCGTGTGTTCTGCGGCGACGGGCACGAGCCGCGTCTGCCCGGTGACCTCGGCGTACTGGATGTCGGCGGGATCCTGCCGGGGCTGGATGCGGCCTGGCCCCCCGACTCGGCCGGCAACCCGGTCATCGCGCTGAGGATGTCTCCGGAGGTCCGGGTGCTCCTGTCGAGCCGCGATGCCGCCTACTGGACGCCGGTCGGGAAGACCGAGGAGGTTCGCGCGGCGATGCCCCCGCCGGGAACCGAGATGGATGCCCTGCTGCTCGAGCTCGATCGACCGCTCGAGTGGCTGGTTCGGCTGTGGCCGCGGGAGGGCGAGCAGTCGGTCGGCCTGCGCTATGACGCCGCGCATCCCGAGACGGCCTATCCCGAAACACTGGTCGGCGGTCTCGAAATGTCTTCGGACCGGCTTGGAACCTCGCTCGTCCTCTTGATGATCGGACTTTTGCTCTGGAGGACCGGGGTCGTCGTCATCCTCTTCGATCAATCGCCCCGAACCCGCCTGATCGTCGGGGTCTTGCCCTTGGTGTTGGTGCCCTGGTGGTCGGATGCGCTGCTTGGTGCGGCCCGTTGGATCGATCGCGAGAGCTATCACTTGGCGACCGATTTCCTCCCTGATCTCACGCTGGGCAGACGCCTGCCGATCAGCGTGCACGACCCCGCGGCTTTCGACAGGTTCGAGCATATTCGGTGGCCCGCGATCGGCACGCCCTCCTATTACGTACCGTTCCTCGAGCCGATGGGTCTTCGGCGTCCCCGGGTGTATCCCGAGGATGCCGACGCAGCGCTGATGGAGGCCGTCCGTCAGGTCGACGCGGCTGTCGCCGTGCTTTCCGATGCCGAGCGCGCGACGCTCTTCGATGCGTTGAGCCAGGCCGAGCTGAACGATCGCGGGGAGGTCGCGCTGCTGTTCCTGGTCAGCGCCCGCGCCACCGCCCTGGATCCAGGGCGATCACCCGCGTCGCGCCGCGCTGCCGAGCGTTTCCTCACCTGGATGACCGTCACGCCCATCGAGCCGCAGCCCGGGGAGCCTGGTTTTGCCGCCCGTGTGGCGCTGTGGCGCACACTGCTCGACGTTCCGCCTGTGCCGGGTGTGGAGGCCGCTGCACGACGGTTGCTCGAACGGATACCCGCTCAATAATGGTCGGGTCTGATTCAACAACGGCGGCGCGTGGTCGAGCCCAACCTCTCGCTGGATCTCGAACGTCGCACGCGCATAGCAGACAGAATGCTTCCGCTTAATCGGGCTCCCGCAGCCGATCGAGCAGATCGAAGGTGACGGCGCCCGTCGGTGCGACGCCGCGATCGGTCTGGAAGCGTCTGATCGCATCCCGGGTGCGAGGGCCGATCAGGCCGTCGGCCGGGCCGGCGTCGAAGCCGCGCGCGTTGAGATGAGTTTGTATGAGGAGGACCAGTGCGTTCGATAGAGGCGGCGCATCGAGACGTTGCGGCGTGCCGTCCACGGAGATGCATCGGTCCAAGACGACCTCGCGATCGCTTGCGGCGTGACGGAAGACATAGGGCTCATCGGGATCGCACACCAGCTCGGCGGGTTGGGGCTCGAGCGCGGGCGACTCCGACGTTGCGATGTCCGATTCCGTCGGTTCGATGGGCCGACTCGGCGCATCGAGCACGGGAGCGTCGGGCTCGGCGCTCGGGTCGAGCGCGTCTGGTCGATCGGTCGGCTCATCCGTCGGTGGTACGCTCGGGTCGTCATCGGTGACGTCGGGCAGGGGCGCGGGCGCAATCGTGACGGCATCGGGGGCTGCCGGGGAGGGCGTCGGCGGTGCCATGACCGGCCTCGGGTCGTCATGATCGACACGGGGAAAGGTCGGTTTCTGTGTCGGCACGACCAACGCCAGGACGATCAACAGCGTCATGATTCCCAGCCAGAGACCGCCCGCAAGCGGCCAAGCGGTGAGCCGACGGTCAAGATCGGAGGGTGGACGCCGAGCAAGCTCGGTCAAGCGTTCCCGAAGCGGGGCTGCCACGCGAGCATAGGCATTCCGATAGCCGCGGATCGACCAGCGCAGGGTCCACCGCGCACTCATCAGGAGGGGGCGGACCAGCCCGAGCAGATCGCCGGGTTTGATGCTGTCGACCAGGGTCGCCAGCGCCGCAGGCCGCCGCACGGCGAGCACGGAAACGGGGATGGCGAGCAGACCTGCCAGAGCGATCAGCCCGACATCGGTCAGCCAAGCCGTCGGGGAACCGAGAACCAACGGATAGAGGATCACCAAGCCGAGCAGCGGAACCCAACCCACGAGCGCCCAAGTGACCCGCGGCATCGAGGGCGATGCCGACCCGCGTCC
The sequence above is drawn from the Thiocapsa rosea genome and encodes:
- a CDS encoding type II toxin-antitoxin system Phd/YefM family antitoxin — protein: MSQYNITEAKAQLSDLTRRAMAGEEIIIARDNRPLVRLVPVQSPKRPREPGSGKGQLLWIAPDFDAIPGGFEEYL
- a CDS encoding AsmA family protein, translating into MKAVHIALWGLLLVLAAIGITIASLPVYLEAHKGLLAEAASRALGRSVRIEGAVGVAWLPRPSLVLVDLEIAGVEGSAAPRPWYAGRLEGDLDLAALFDRQLRIGRIQVQDAVIHLDPDQLADWVPSDRPSSRGGFRVTVDSVRLVESTLVLHAASDPPRGFRIDRIDLSGLDGPNTGWSLDVEGEIGLSGIPVAISVSAGPAGESGSAHWPFAVRMQVADASLEASGSTGAPFDVAQIEARVDLAVPDLQALQPLFPAYAPPAGGLRMSGRLLRGDDGLALDRIEGSVDAPEPLGRIPHGDARLAGDLSLTLGGPRPSIQGSLNIEKLDLRAPGSFNGSTATSDEAPTWLDRPFPVERLRNLDLDLALRIEGLETNPLTIERLATRVTLDDGRLRLGSLDVVLPGVALAGEAALDARQARPAWTADLKAERILLPEALAFLHSAKPPGGYLERVSLTAKAQGTTARALIASLAGELRSTQAQLRAPAANKPQAPAAITLTKPRLTLESGTAVRLQTALATGGERFDLDLTGGRLVDLLPQGRGWPKIDVLAKRRSKTKGAEIRGSIGPLDALLAGRDLNLDLSLEQPGLTIGVKGRLARLDALRGSTLDVEAAIQDLSVLGELAGSPFGQGLASGFPDGPPLTASARLQGLDDGWALRDLKAASGDSDLAGNLTIRPGPVPRIEATLSAQRLDLTPYLGMGLPTASNARSTPAQRLPPDLLRMLDGTLRLTVGHLKAGDLGFDLLELNAALDAGHLQATLATGAERLRAEMDLRSDRAGWRFDIRAKGNLDLAQLLDAKDADALSHIQTVLDMRLTGVATALNDLLRNAAGHLELSLGAGRLHKKAAEVLPLGGLLFTLLDVLNPLALDLDSRVHYNDLECAVLQFDLADGIAVSTRGLAVQTKTINAIGGGALNLRTEGIDRRFKTAKRRGIGLSLLGIADRFVYIKGTLRNPRAGIDPAALLTYGGAAWATSGISLLADQFVRRLTSGTNPCDAVRKG